From one Polynucleobacter sp. UK-FUSCHL-C3 genomic stretch:
- a CDS encoding reductase, with translation MAELLFAPEYDQPISYIQRTRSYYLGLGYDKPYVWAHYTDVPFTPLQKPLQNSVIGLITTAVPFDPLKGDQGPGASYNAHAKFYEPYALASKSNPDLRIAHVGIDRKHANMAEMACWFPLEVARRAADCQRIGKVAERFYGLPTNRSQRHTLEIDAPQILANCRDDGVDLAILVPNCPICHQSIALLARYLEGAGIPTVVIGAAKDIIEYCGVPRFVFNDFPLGNAAGRPGDPESQNAIFELALMLLERAPAPRTTIQSEFPWSSDPSWKLDYMNIERLSDVELAKLRLEAETARIAAKEIRLKTVGK, from the coding sequence ATGGCAGAACTCTTATTTGCACCCGAATACGATCAGCCTATTTCGTATATTCAACGCACTCGATCGTATTACCTCGGGTTGGGGTATGACAAGCCCTATGTTTGGGCGCATTACACCGATGTTCCCTTTACTCCCCTTCAAAAACCTCTTCAGAATTCAGTCATTGGTTTGATTACAACAGCAGTTCCTTTTGATCCATTAAAGGGGGATCAAGGCCCGGGTGCAAGCTATAACGCACATGCTAAGTTTTATGAGCCCTATGCTTTGGCGAGCAAGAGTAATCCTGATCTTCGTATTGCACATGTTGGTATAGATCGTAAGCATGCAAATATGGCTGAGATGGCATGTTGGTTTCCGCTAGAAGTGGCAAGACGGGCAGCAGATTGCCAACGTATTGGTAAGGTGGCCGAACGTTTCTATGGTTTGCCGACCAATCGTAGTCAGCGCCACACTCTTGAAATCGATGCCCCTCAAATCTTGGCTAATTGCAGGGACGATGGGGTCGATCTTGCTATTTTGGTTCCAAACTGTCCGATTTGTCATCAAAGCATTGCCCTTTTAGCTCGCTACCTTGAAGGGGCTGGTATTCCTACGGTCGTCATTGGTGCAGCAAAAGACATCATCGAATATTGCGGCGTTCCTCGCTTTGTATTCAATGACTTTCCTCTGGGAAACGCCGCAGGACGTCCGGGAGATCCTGAGTCTCAAAATGCTATTTTTGAGCTCGCATTAATGCTTTTGGAGCGGGCGCCAGCGCCCCGTACGACTATTCAATCAGAATTTCCCTGGAGTTCTGACCCAAGTTGGAAATTAGATTACATGAATATTGAGCGTTTATCGGATGTGGAATTGGCAAAATTACGTCTTGAGGCAGAGACCGCACGAATTGCCGCCAAGGAGATTCGGCTAAAAACGGTTGGGAAGTAA
- the rplU gene encoding 50S ribosomal protein L21, translated as MYAVIKTGGKQYKVAAGEKLKIEQIPADIGSDITLDQVLAVGEGTSLRIGDPLVSGAAVMATVVSQGRHDKVKIFKMRRRKHYQKHQGHRQNFTEILIKSIKA; from the coding sequence ATGTACGCGGTCATAAAAACCGGTGGCAAACAGTATAAAGTTGCTGCTGGCGAAAAATTGAAAATAGAACAGATACCGGCGGACATCGGCAGCGATATTACTCTTGACCAAGTTCTCGCCGTAGGCGAGGGCACGTCGCTAAGAATTGGCGACCCCTTGGTGAGTGGTGCCGCTGTGATGGCTACTGTTGTCTCCCAGGGACGTCACGATAAAGTGAAAATCTTTAAGATGCGTCGTCGTAAGCATTATCAAAAACATCAAGGCCATCGCCAGAATTTCACTGAGATTCTGATTAAGTCGATTAAGGCCTGA
- a CDS encoding polyprenyl synthetase family protein — MNNTVKNNNLGQILAPISLDLKALDEVIRRRLASEVVLIDQIAAYIIQSGGKRVRPALLLLIAKALGHGKEIPHALELAAVVEFIHTATLLHDDVVDESTMRRGKQTANAAFGNAASVLVGDFLYSRAFQMMVAPNDIRVMQILSNATNTIAEGEVLQLLNMNDPEVDESSYLQVIRYKTAKLFEASAELGALIAQASDIERELAAAFGRHIGTAFQLMDDLLDYTANPEDMGKNVGDDLREGKPTLPLIYLMEKGSPEQSLLAREAISQNEELPDDVFAQILQGIQESGALEYTQEAARKEVALALNTIKDFPKNTASDSLRALCEYSLIRQG, encoded by the coding sequence ATGAATAATACTGTCAAAAACAATAACTTAGGCCAAATATTGGCCCCAATTAGCCTAGATTTAAAGGCTTTGGATGAGGTAATCCGACGCCGGCTCGCGTCTGAAGTCGTCCTGATTGACCAAATAGCCGCCTACATCATCCAATCGGGTGGAAAACGTGTCCGCCCAGCTCTACTGTTATTGATTGCCAAGGCCCTAGGGCATGGAAAAGAGATTCCCCATGCTTTGGAGCTAGCGGCTGTTGTCGAGTTCATTCATACAGCCACACTGTTGCATGATGACGTAGTCGATGAGTCCACCATGCGAAGGGGCAAGCAAACAGCAAATGCTGCTTTTGGGAATGCTGCTAGCGTCTTGGTTGGCGACTTCCTTTATTCACGCGCATTCCAAATGATGGTTGCCCCAAATGATATTCGGGTCATGCAAATTCTCTCCAATGCAACTAATACGATTGCGGAAGGCGAAGTATTACAGCTTCTCAACATGAATGATCCTGAAGTCGATGAATCGAGCTATCTCCAGGTTATTCGTTACAAAACAGCAAAACTCTTTGAGGCGTCTGCCGAGCTGGGCGCTCTCATTGCCCAAGCTAGCGATATTGAACGTGAGCTAGCGGCAGCTTTTGGTCGGCACATTGGTACAGCCTTCCAGCTCATGGACGATCTTCTGGATTACACCGCCAATCCAGAAGACATGGGCAAAAATGTGGGTGATGATCTCCGCGAAGGCAAGCCGACTTTGCCTCTGATCTATCTGATGGAAAAGGGTAGTCCCGAACAATCCCTACTAGCACGAGAGGCAATCTCTCAAAATGAAGAGCTGCCTGATGATGTGTTTGCACAAATTTTGCAAGGTATTCAAGAATCTGGTGCCCTTGAATATACCCAAGAAGCTGCCCGCAAAGAAGTGGCTCTAGCCTTAAACACCATTAAAGACTTCCCAAAAAATACGGCGAGTGATTCGCTCCGTGCGCTGTGCGAGTACTCCTTAATTCGTCAGGGATAA